From a single Stackebrandtia endophytica genomic region:
- a CDS encoding glycosyltransferase family 4 protein, protein MSGRRVAQVLGTSTGGIGTHVASVTRGLLERGDRVVVFGPAATDAQFGFRRAGARFVEVEISATTDPVADAKAVWTLRRALRGPSGGAPDVVHAHGLRAGLVARLSRIPGVPLATSWHIHLDTSGGGVKNRLLREAEKLVARGSDVCLCTDPDQVSNVVASGGTDVRFLPAAAPALPTPTADADAVKAALGATGRSLIVTVGRLHPVKRLDVLIDAAARWNDLENPPLVVIAGDGPIQPELAERIAATSAPVKLLGHRDDVADLLGAADLALVTSESETRQMFSQEALRAGVPLVATRAGGIPALVGDAAELVPVGDVGALSSVVRELLASPERLAELAAAGLKQAQTWPTETDTVNQLDALYRELTGR, encoded by the coding sequence GTGAGCGGACGGCGAGTCGCGCAGGTACTGGGTACCAGCACCGGGGGAATCGGCACGCATGTGGCCTCGGTGACCAGGGGACTGCTGGAGCGGGGGGACCGCGTGGTGGTGTTCGGGCCGGCCGCCACCGACGCGCAGTTCGGGTTCCGGCGGGCCGGTGCCCGGTTCGTGGAGGTCGAGATCTCCGCCACGACCGACCCGGTGGCCGACGCGAAGGCGGTGTGGACGTTGCGTCGCGCGCTTCGCGGCCCCAGCGGCGGCGCGCCCGACGTGGTGCACGCGCACGGTCTGCGGGCCGGTCTGGTGGCTCGCCTGTCCCGGATTCCCGGGGTGCCGTTGGCGACCAGCTGGCACATTCACCTCGACACCTCCGGCGGCGGCGTGAAGAACCGGTTGCTGCGGGAGGCGGAGAAGCTGGTGGCGCGGGGCTCGGACGTGTGTCTGTGTACCGATCCCGACCAGGTGAGCAATGTGGTCGCCTCCGGCGGCACCGATGTACGGTTCCTGCCCGCGGCGGCTCCCGCACTGCCGACGCCTACTGCGGACGCCGATGCGGTCAAGGCCGCGCTCGGTGCGACCGGGCGGTCCCTCATCGTGACGGTGGGGCGTCTGCACCCGGTGAAACGACTGGACGTGTTGATCGATGCCGCCGCACGGTGGAACGACCTGGAGAATCCGCCGCTGGTCGTGATCGCCGGTGACGGACCGATCCAACCGGAGCTGGCTGAACGCATCGCCGCGACCTCGGCACCGGTGAAGCTGTTGGGACACCGCGACGACGTCGCGGACCTGTTGGGTGCGGCGGATCTGGCGTTGGTGACCAGTGAGTCGGAGACCCGGCAGATGTTCAGCCAGGAGGCATTGCGTGCCGGGGTTCCCCTGGTCGCCACCCGCGCCGGCGGGATCCCGGCCCTGGTCGGGGACGCGGCGGAGCTGGTCCCGGTCGGAGACGTCGGGGCGTTGAGCTCGGTGGTGCGGGAACTGTTGGCCTCACCCGAACGGTTGGCCGAGCTGGCCGCCGCCGGACTGAAGCAGGCGCAGACCTGGCCCACCGAAACCGACACCGTCAACCAGTTGGACGCACTGTATCGGGAACTGACCGGACGATGA
- a CDS encoding SCP2 sterol-binding domain-containing protein yields MATAEECLAALQRFADNIAANNEQVKGKVNFDRQLACDITDLGTSFHGRFAEGSLIDIAKGDDPNAQIRMTVASDDLVALVNGELDFGKAYAGGRVKLKASLLDLLKLKNIL; encoded by the coding sequence ATGGCCACAGCCGAGGAGTGTCTGGCCGCCTTGCAGCGGTTCGCCGACAACATCGCGGCCAATAACGAACAGGTCAAGGGCAAGGTCAATTTCGACCGCCAGTTGGCTTGTGACATAACCGATCTGGGAACGTCCTTCCACGGACGGTTCGCCGAGGGGTCGTTGATCGACATCGCCAAGGGGGACGATCCGAACGCTCAGATCCGGATGACCGTCGCCAGCGACGATCTGGTCGCCCTGGTCAACGGTGAGCTCGACTTTGGTAAGGCGTACGCGGGTGGGCGTGTGAAGCTCAAGGCCAGCCTGTTGGACCTGTTGAAACTGAAGAACATTCTCTAG
- the murJ gene encoding murein biosynthesis integral membrane protein MurJ yields MSDTAGERVGRSAAIISGITMLARIVGFGRIMVLAWAVGAGSVLDVYNTANRVPNILYEIAAGGALAALVVPLLAAPLARREPEIVNRTASALLTWSLVTLVPLGIIVALLAEPIMRLLTGGGGDASPEAVAVGTRMIQVFAPQLPLYGIGVVLTGILHAHRRFSWPALAPLLSSLVVITAYLIYGIVSPAGRGVSDLPLSQELILSVGTTMATVVMTFCLLIPLRKVGIRLRPTLRFGGDLTRQVRTMALSGGVSIAAWQASLLLILALTNQGLRGTVGLFTIALTVYMLPWGVFAMPLSLSSYPALSEAHGVGDQTRYASTLSVTTRRVLLLAGVGAAALVGLAVPIAQIFGAITDTSDVDPQLSFTGSLTAALTALGPGLLGFSLYPLLTRALYARGAMVAAAVATTAGWAVAYGAAIVFSVMLPVADRALAVGIGNTIGMTVLGAALLVTVAWRAGRDSLVGVAWALVVSFTAAAASGLAGRWVTSLWGTTMSLGEAVVAGVCGGTAILAVFGVVSYVMDKRDVRPIVAAGLARLRMMKR; encoded by the coding sequence GTGAGCGACACAGCGGGGGAACGGGTCGGGCGCAGCGCGGCCATCATCAGCGGCATCACCATGCTCGCGCGGATCGTCGGGTTCGGGCGCATCATGGTCCTGGCCTGGGCGGTGGGCGCCGGTAGCGTCCTCGACGTCTACAACACCGCCAACCGGGTCCCCAACATCCTGTACGAGATCGCTGCGGGCGGTGCGTTGGCGGCACTGGTGGTTCCGCTGCTGGCCGCACCGTTGGCGCGGCGGGAACCCGAGATCGTCAACCGGACCGCATCGGCCCTGTTGACCTGGTCGCTGGTGACCCTGGTGCCGTTGGGCATCATCGTCGCGCTCCTGGCGGAACCGATCATGCGGTTGCTGACCGGCGGAGGTGGCGACGCGTCGCCCGAGGCCGTCGCCGTCGGTACTCGGATGATCCAGGTGTTCGCGCCACAGTTGCCGCTGTACGGCATCGGGGTCGTGCTCACCGGAATCCTGCACGCCCACCGCAGGTTCTCCTGGCCCGCGTTGGCGCCGTTGCTGTCCAGCCTGGTCGTCATCACCGCCTACCTGATCTACGGGATCGTCAGTCCCGCCGGTCGGGGCGTCTCGGATCTGCCTCTGTCGCAGGAGTTGATCCTGTCGGTCGGCACCACCATGGCCACCGTCGTCATGACGTTCTGCCTGCTCATTCCGTTGCGCAAGGTCGGAATCCGGCTGCGACCCACTCTGCGGTTCGGCGGCGATCTGACCCGTCAGGTCCGCACGATGGCGCTGTCGGGCGGTGTCAGCATCGCCGCCTGGCAGGCATCCCTGCTGTTGATCCTGGCGCTGACCAACCAGGGGCTTCGGGGAACCGTCGGTCTGTTCACCATCGCGTTGACGGTGTACATGCTGCCGTGGGGCGTGTTCGCGATGCCGCTGTCGTTGTCGTCGTACCCGGCGTTGTCGGAGGCGCACGGCGTCGGCGACCAGACCCGGTACGCCTCGACCCTGTCGGTGACGACACGACGGGTCTTGCTGCTGGCCGGTGTCGGTGCGGCGGCGCTGGTGGGGCTGGCGGTGCCGATCGCTCAGATCTTCGGCGCGATCACCGACACCAGCGACGTCGATCCACAGTTGAGCTTCACGGGTTCGTTGACGGCAGCGCTGACCGCGTTGGGGCCGGGCCTGTTGGGATTCTCGCTGTACCCGCTGTTGACCCGCGCGCTGTACGCGCGTGGCGCGATGGTGGCCGCAGCGGTGGCCACGACCGCGGGTTGGGCTGTGGCCTACGGCGCGGCGATCGTGTTCAGCGTCATGTTGCCGGTGGCCGACCGGGCGCTGGCCGTGGGAATCGGAAACACCATCGGCATGACCGTGCTGGGCGCGGCACTGTTGGTGACCGTGGCGTGGCGCGCCGGCCGGGACAGCCTGGTCGGTGTGGCGTGGGCGTTGGTGGTGTCGTTCACCGCGGCCGCCGCATCGGGGTTGGCCGGGCGCTGGGTGACGAGCCTGTGGGGCACCACCATGTCGTTGGGTGAGGCCGTGGTTGCCGGAGTGTGCGGCGGGACCGCGATCCTCGCGGTGTTCGGCGTGGTGTCTTATGTGATGGACAAGCGAGACGTTCGACCGATAGTGGCAGCCGGGCTGGCTCGGCTGCGAATGATGAAAAGGTGA
- a CDS encoding phasin family protein produces the protein MQDAWRAYLELALGVTEASRKKAAQVVRSLAEQSGAKVEDLQGMTEELLGAGLANRESLIKLIRFELDRALGKVGLATSEEVDDLKEKIRDLEIRLREAKEQAAAAEEAAEQTRTEQPTTAAAPKKVAKKAPAKKTVKKTTAAKSAAKKSAKKTTKKTAKKTVKKVTKKSTGGGTA, from the coding sequence ATGCAGGATGCGTGGCGGGCTTATCTGGAGTTGGCACTGGGTGTTACTGAGGCATCCCGGAAGAAGGCCGCTCAAGTGGTCCGGTCTCTGGCCGAACAGAGCGGCGCGAAGGTCGAAGACCTTCAAGGCATGACCGAGGAACTGCTGGGTGCCGGTCTGGCGAACCGGGAGAGCCTGATCAAGCTCATCCGGTTCGAGCTCGACCGGGCGTTGGGCAAGGTCGGGCTGGCGACCTCGGAGGAGGTCGACGACCTCAAGGAGAAGATTCGAGACCTGGAGATTCGACTGCGCGAGGCCAAGGAACAGGCCGCCGCCGCGGAGGAAGCCGCCGAGCAGACTCGAACCGAGCAGCCGACCACCGCTGCCGCTCCCAAGAAGGTCGCGAAGAAGGCACCGGCCAAGAAGACCGTCAAGAAGACGACGGCCGCGAAGTCCGCCGCCAAGAAATCGGCTAAGAAGACGACCAAGAAGACCGCGAAGAAGACGGTGAAGAAGGTCACGAAGAAGTCCACCGGCGGTGGAACCGCATGA
- the steA gene encoding putative cytokinetic ring protein SteA — protein MRLPGRRNDREVPADAVVGIARLDRRTKRLASRINPGEIAIINHMDIDRVAGDSLVAAEVAAVINAKPSISGRYPNLGPEVLVKAGIAVVDDVGEEIFDAVREGALIRIEDGVVYADDEEVARGRRYDAESVAQAMLDAREGLSVQLEAFAANTMEYLKRERELLLDGVGIPDVDTDFAGRHCLIVVRGYDYKEDLEVLRPYIREFKPVLVGVDGGADALVEAGYTPDMIVGDMDSASDDVLKCGAEVVVHAYADGRAPGLPRVERLGVAAKTFPAAATSEDIAMLMADEKGATMIVAVGTHATLVEFLDKGRAGMASTFLTRLRVGGKLVDAKGVSRLYKQNVPVSAMLLLVLSAIAAMAAAIGASTVGLTFLEIVADWWDGLIFQIQRLFS, from the coding sequence TTGCGCCTTCCCGGTCGGCGGAATGACCGCGAGGTCCCCGCCGACGCGGTTGTCGGCATCGCGAGATTGGACCGTCGCACCAAGCGGCTGGCGTCTCGGATCAACCCCGGCGAGATCGCCATCATCAACCACATGGACATCGACCGGGTCGCGGGCGACTCGTTGGTGGCCGCCGAGGTTGCCGCGGTCATCAACGCGAAACCGTCCATCTCGGGTCGCTACCCCAACCTTGGCCCGGAGGTCCTGGTCAAGGCCGGAATCGCCGTCGTCGACGACGTCGGGGAGGAGATCTTCGACGCGGTCAGGGAAGGCGCGCTGATCCGTATTGAGGACGGCGTGGTCTACGCCGACGACGAGGAGGTCGCCCGGGGACGCCGGTACGACGCCGAGTCGGTGGCTCAGGCGATGCTGGACGCCCGTGAGGGACTGTCGGTGCAGTTGGAGGCGTTCGCCGCCAACACGATGGAGTACCTCAAACGTGAGCGCGAACTCCTGCTGGACGGCGTCGGTATCCCCGACGTCGACACCGACTTCGCCGGTCGTCACTGCCTGATCGTGGTGCGCGGCTACGACTACAAGGAGGACCTGGAGGTCCTTCGTCCCTACATTCGTGAATTTAAACCCGTGCTGGTCGGCGTCGACGGTGGCGCCGATGCGCTGGTCGAGGCCGGATACACCCCCGACATGATCGTCGGCGACATGGACTCGGCGTCCGATGACGTCCTCAAGTGCGGGGCCGAGGTCGTCGTCCACGCCTACGCCGACGGACGCGCCCCCGGTCTTCCCCGAGTGGAGCGCCTGGGGGTGGCGGCCAAGACGTTCCCGGCGGCGGCCACCAGCGAGGACATCGCGATGCTGATGGCCGACGAGAAGGGCGCCACCATGATCGTGGCCGTCGGTACCCACGCGACGCTGGTGGAGTTCCTCGACAAGGGCCGCGCGGGTATGGCCTCGACCTTTCTGACCCGGTTGAGGGTTGGCGGTAAGCTGGTCGACGCTAAAGGCGTTAGCCGACTGTATAAGCAGAATGTCCCGGTTTCGGCGATGCTTCTGCTGGTGCTGTCGGCCATCGCGGCGATGGCGGCCGCGATCGGGGCATCCACTGTCGGGCTCACCTTCCTCGAAATCGTCGCGGACTGGTGGGACGGCCTGATCTTCCAGATACAAAGGCTTTTCTCGTGA
- a CDS encoding TlyA family RNA methyltransferase gives MAARRRLDVELVRRGLARSRAHAAELIEAGKVKVRGLPAGKAAAGIDPADPIVLVGDEDDYVSRGAHKLRGALEAFAPLGVTVSGRRCLDAGASTGGFTDVLLREGAAEVVAVDVGYGQLAWSLQSDDRVRVFDRTNVRHLQPDDIGGPADITVADLSFISLRLVLPALTACTKTDGFLLPMVKPQFEVGRERIGAKGVVRDPAVRAEAVIDVVAEAATLGWSAVAVARSPLPGPSGNVEFFCALRNSRFLEQDGTGSVLSSEDIERVVSAAGSSEGDAV, from the coding sequence ATGGCCGCGCGCAGAAGGCTGGACGTTGAGCTGGTCCGTCGCGGCCTGGCCAGGTCCCGGGCGCACGCCGCCGAGTTGATCGAGGCCGGAAAGGTCAAGGTCCGGGGGCTGCCGGCGGGCAAAGCCGCCGCGGGAATCGATCCGGCCGACCCGATCGTGCTGGTCGGCGACGAGGACGATTACGTGTCGCGGGGTGCTCACAAGCTTCGTGGCGCCCTGGAGGCGTTCGCGCCGTTGGGCGTGACCGTGTCGGGGCGACGGTGTCTGGACGCCGGTGCCTCGACCGGGGGATTCACCGATGTGCTGCTGAGGGAGGGCGCCGCCGAGGTCGTCGCGGTCGACGTCGGGTACGGCCAGTTGGCGTGGTCGCTGCAAAGCGACGACCGCGTGCGGGTCTTCGATCGGACCAATGTTCGTCATCTGCAACCCGACGACATCGGTGGACCGGCCGACATCACGGTGGCGGACCTGTCGTTCATTTCGCTGCGGTTGGTGCTGCCGGCGTTGACCGCCTGTACCAAGACCGACGGCTTTCTGCTGCCCATGGTGAAACCGCAGTTCGAGGTGGGGCGGGAACGCATCGGAGCCAAGGGCGTGGTTCGTGACCCCGCGGTGCGGGCGGAGGCGGTGATCGACGTGGTTGCCGAGGCCGCCACACTCGGATGGAGTGCCGTCGCGGTGGCGCGGTCGCCGTTGCCGGGCCCGTCAGGCAATGTGGAGTTCTTCTGCGCGTTGCGTAACAGCCGGTTCCTGGAACAAGACGGCACCGGTTCGGTGTTGTCGTCTGAGGACATTGAGCGGGTGGTCTCGGCCGCCGGTTCCTCGGAAGGAGATGCGGTGTGA
- a CDS encoding copper transporter, producing MINFRYHLVSVTAVFLALAIGLVLGTTALNGPTLEVMSDQVATLRDDNATLRDQVLELETAAANEQEFADAVAPATLNATLEDQNILVLSVSAADQAHVAGVVNMLGYSGAANVGQLTFTDNFVEPGNSDILVDLVADLTPTDIEPPNNNDGVESASALLAATLFSEGPGTADDRDALIKALVELQMVTVDEKLGEQATAVIIVTGKPYSGTEASGQNANVLMFVDQFGQHGPVVCAAPTGAGDGNVVSAILGDAELAESISTVDNAAGPEGQLATVMAVPERIGGTAGHYGTGEGATALVPEPS from the coding sequence GTGATCAACTTTCGTTACCACCTGGTGTCGGTGACCGCGGTCTTTCTGGCGCTGGCGATCGGATTGGTGCTGGGCACCACGGCGTTGAACGGGCCCACCCTGGAGGTGATGTCCGACCAGGTGGCCACGTTGCGCGATGACAACGCGACGCTTCGAGACCAAGTGCTGGAGCTGGAGACGGCCGCCGCCAACGAACAGGAGTTCGCCGACGCGGTCGCCCCGGCGACCTTGAATGCGACCCTGGAGGACCAGAACATCCTGGTTCTGTCGGTGTCCGCCGCGGATCAGGCTCACGTCGCCGGAGTGGTGAACATGCTGGGATACTCCGGCGCGGCCAACGTCGGACAGTTGACCTTCACCGACAACTTCGTCGAACCCGGCAACAGCGACATTCTGGTCGACCTGGTGGCCGACCTGACCCCCACCGACATCGAACCACCCAACAACAACGACGGCGTCGAGTCGGCTTCGGCTCTGCTGGCGGCGACCCTGTTCAGCGAGGGCCCCGGAACCGCCGACGACCGGGACGCGTTGATCAAGGCGCTGGTCGAACTCCAGATGGTCACCGTGGACGAGAAGCTGGGAGAGCAGGCCACCGCCGTCATCATCGTCACCGGAAAGCCCTACTCGGGCACCGAGGCTTCCGGCCAGAACGCCAACGTGTTGATGTTCGTCGATCAGTTCGGCCAGCACGGTCCCGTGGTGTGTGCCGCGCCGACCGGCGCCGGTGACGGTAACGTCGTGTCGGCGATCCTGGGCGACGCCGAGTTGGCCGAGTCGATCTCCACGGTCGACAACGCCGCGGGTCCCGAGGGACAGTTGGCCACGGTCATGGCCGTGCCCGAACGCATCGGCGGGACCGCGGGCCACTACGGCACCGGCGAAGGCGCCACCGCGCTCGTTCCCGAGCCGTCCTGA
- a CDS encoding NAD kinase, with the protein MTARRSVLLVTHTGRGDLAEQAAGLVSDLVSEGFEVRALAKEFAELGQDRVVAVDSEAATDDLDMVLALGGDGTFLRAAELARPTATPLLGINLGRVGFLAEAEISDVRQVAQRIARGDYRVDERLTVDAVVEHEGRLIGRTWALNEATVEKGQPARMLEVLIEVDGRRLSRYGCDGVVCATPSGSTAHAMSAGGPVVWPEVEALVLVPLSAHALFSRPLVISPGSTITVTVEPYALPAVLSCDGRRTVELPPGSSVTISRGVEPVRVVRLADQPFTDRLVAKLDLPVDGWRGHRIG; encoded by the coding sequence GTGACGGCTCGTCGTTCGGTGCTTCTGGTGACTCACACCGGTCGCGGTGATCTCGCGGAACAGGCCGCCGGCCTGGTGTCGGATCTGGTGTCGGAGGGTTTCGAAGTTCGGGCCCTGGCCAAGGAGTTCGCCGAGTTGGGGCAGGACCGTGTGGTCGCGGTCGATTCGGAGGCCGCCACCGACGACCTCGACATGGTGTTGGCGCTGGGTGGTGACGGGACCTTTCTTCGCGCCGCCGAATTGGCGCGACCGACCGCCACTCCGCTGTTGGGGATCAACCTGGGCAGGGTCGGATTCTTGGCGGAGGCCGAGATCTCCGATGTTCGTCAGGTCGCGCAACGGATCGCGCGCGGTGACTATCGGGTGGACGAGCGACTCACCGTCGACGCCGTCGTGGAGCACGAGGGCCGACTGATCGGGCGGACCTGGGCACTGAACGAGGCAACCGTCGAGAAGGGGCAGCCGGCGCGGATGCTGGAGGTCCTGATCGAGGTCGACGGTCGGCGACTGTCTCGCTACGGCTGCGATGGAGTGGTCTGCGCGACGCCGTCGGGATCCACCGCTCACGCGATGTCGGCGGGTGGACCGGTGGTGTGGCCGGAGGTTGAGGCGTTGGTGCTGGTCCCGCTGAGTGCGCACGCGCTGTTCTCACGTCCACTGGTGATCTCACCCGGGTCGACCATCACGGTGACGGTGGAACCGTATGCGTTGCCGGCGGTGTTGTCGTGCGACGGTCGGCGTACCGTGGAACTTCCACCGGGCAGTTCGGTGACGATCAGCCGAGGTGTCGAGCCGGTTCGGGTGGTTCGGTTGGCCGATCAACCGTTCACGGACCGACTGGTGGCCAAATTGGACCTGCCGGTGGACGGCTGGCGCGGTCACCGAATCGGTTGA
- a CDS encoding HAD-IIA family hydrolase, with amino-acid sequence MGDIENAADGWLWGGPEPLADSYDLALLDLDGVVYLVGEPIEGAPAAIAELRRRGGAVVFVTNNASRSPAEVAELLTDRGVTAAPREVLTSSRTAASLLRDRLPADSTVMVVGAAALAAEVSEVGLRPVWPAESTAVSAVVQGFGPAVGWEQLAEAAIAVREGAWWVATNPDRTMPSPRGELPGNGSLLRVVATAAGREPDVVAGKPGPAMFRQAAEAHPGASPIVVGDRWDTDIAGGRAADLPGLLVLSGSTSPAQVLRIPPEGRPRYLAWTVAGLLDAHPEVTRSGDEVHCGAWRVRVDGADTWLAGSGEPLDALRAMAEAAWSWLDTHPGEDFAMPKADGTSAAQALDVLRTSG; translated from the coding sequence ATGGGTGACATCGAGAACGCCGCCGACGGTTGGTTGTGGGGCGGCCCCGAGCCGCTGGCCGACTCCTATGACCTGGCGCTGTTGGATCTGGACGGTGTGGTTTATCTGGTGGGTGAACCGATCGAGGGTGCACCGGCCGCGATCGCGGAGTTGCGGCGTCGTGGCGGTGCGGTGGTCTTCGTGACCAACAACGCCTCACGCAGCCCCGCCGAGGTCGCGGAACTGTTGACCGATCGAGGGGTCACCGCGGCTCCCCGGGAGGTTCTGACGTCGTCGCGGACCGCCGCCTCGTTGCTGCGGGACCGGTTGCCCGCCGACAGCACCGTCATGGTGGTCGGTGCCGCGGCACTGGCAGCGGAGGTGTCTGAGGTCGGTCTTCGTCCAGTGTGGCCGGCCGAATCGACTGCGGTATCGGCCGTGGTGCAGGGATTCGGCCCCGCCGTCGGCTGGGAGCAGCTGGCGGAGGCGGCGATCGCGGTGCGTGAGGGCGCCTGGTGGGTGGCCACCAACCCCGATAGGACGATGCCGTCGCCTCGCGGCGAGTTGCCCGGAAACGGCAGCCTGCTTCGGGTGGTGGCGACGGCGGCGGGGCGAGAACCCGATGTGGTCGCGGGAAAGCCGGGACCGGCGATGTTCCGCCAGGCCGCCGAGGCCCATCCCGGTGCGTCACCGATCGTGGTCGGAGACCGTTGGGACACCGATATCGCGGGCGGTCGCGCCGCCGATCTTCCCGGCCTGCTGGTTCTCAGTGGTTCGACCAGCCCGGCGCAGGTGCTGCGGATTCCGCCGGAGGGTAGGCCTCGCTACCTGGCCTGGACCGTGGCGGGGCTGTTGGACGCACACCCGGAGGTGACCCGTTCGGGTGACGAGGTTCACTGCGGTGCGTGGCGGGTACGCGTCGACGGCGCCGACACGTGGCTGGCCGGCTCGGGTGAGCCGTTGGATGCGCTGCGTGCGATGGCGGAGGCGGCCTGGTCATGGCTGGACACTCATCCCGGTGAGGACTTCGCCATGCCGAAGGCGGATGGAACGTCGGCGGCTCAGGCACTCGACGTGCTCCGAACGTCGGGTTGA
- the recN gene encoding DNA repair protein RecN has translation MLDELRITGLGVIDDATLPLSEGLTVITGETGAGKTMVVAGLGLLFGGRADAGRVRPGEKKAIVEGRLRVRAADSALRQRVVDAGADLDGDELLLSRTITAEGRSRAHVGGRSAPVGLLADIGTQVLSIHGQSDQMRLLQASEQRGALDRYAGPDHEKLATSFRETFERWRDVADELTRRRSDARERAREADVLNLGLSEIDRVDPQPGEEEELAEEARRLEHAEALRLAATEAHVALAGDDSGEAADATSLVGSAFRALTGQADTDPVLGELGNRLDAAVVTISDVAAELTGYLEGLDADPSRLAQIFERRSELKGLTRKYAEDLPGVLAWAQQARDRLTGLDVSDEAMTAMEAERDRLAAETAELAARLTASRLGAADRFADAVTAELAGLAMPHARVVASVVPRPAGRGGVDLVVDGTECGVTADGADEVELQLCAHPGAPATALQKGASGGELSRVMLAIEAVFAGAGGPPTLVFDEVDAGVGGEAAVEIGRRLSRLAANHQVLVVTHLPQVAAFADLHLVVSKDTGGAVTVSGVHRVEDGQRARELARMLAGMPDSHLGIAHAEELLAVAAKAKGHKTTAGNT, from the coding sequence GTGCTGGATGAGCTTCGTATTACCGGATTGGGCGTGATCGACGACGCCACCCTCCCGTTGTCGGAAGGACTGACGGTGATCACCGGTGAGACCGGTGCGGGCAAGACCATGGTGGTGGCGGGTCTGGGGCTGCTGTTCGGTGGTCGCGCGGACGCCGGCCGTGTCCGGCCCGGCGAAAAGAAAGCCATTGTGGAGGGACGGTTGCGGGTGCGGGCCGCCGATTCGGCGCTGCGTCAGCGAGTCGTCGACGCCGGTGCCGACCTGGACGGCGACGAGCTGCTGTTGAGTCGCACCATCACCGCGGAGGGTCGCTCCCGAGCGCACGTGGGGGGACGCTCGGCGCCGGTGGGGCTGCTGGCCGACATCGGCACCCAGGTGCTGTCGATTCACGGCCAGTCCGATCAGATGCGCCTGCTCCAAGCCAGCGAACAACGCGGCGCCTTGGACCGCTACGCCGGGCCCGATCACGAGAAGTTGGCGACGTCGTTTCGGGAGACCTTCGAACGGTGGCGTGACGTCGCCGACGAGTTGACCCGCCGCCGCAGCGACGCCCGGGAGCGGGCTCGGGAAGCCGACGTGCTCAACCTCGGGCTGTCCGAGATCGACCGGGTCGATCCACAACCGGGCGAGGAGGAGGAACTGGCCGAGGAGGCCAGACGCCTCGAACACGCCGAAGCCCTGCGGTTGGCCGCCACCGAGGCACACGTCGCGCTGGCCGGCGATGACTCCGGTGAGGCCGCCGACGCCACGAGCCTGGTCGGCAGCGCGTTTCGCGCGTTGACCGGACAAGCCGACACCGACCCCGTGCTGGGGGAGTTGGGTAACCGCCTGGACGCGGCGGTCGTGACCATCAGTGACGTCGCCGCCGAACTGACCGGATACCTGGAGGGCCTGGACGCCGATCCCAGCCGGTTGGCCCAGATCTTCGAACGCCGTTCCGAGTTGAAGGGACTCACCCGCAAGTACGCCGAGGACCTTCCCGGGGTACTGGCGTGGGCCCAGCAGGCGAGGGACCGGTTGACCGGCCTGGACGTCTCCGATGAGGCCATGACCGCGATGGAGGCCGAACGGGACCGGTTGGCCGCCGAAACCGCCGAACTGGCGGCGCGGTTGACCGCCTCGCGCCTGGGCGCCGCCGACCGATTCGCCGACGCGGTCACCGCGGAGCTGGCCGGTCTGGCCATGCCACACGCTCGGGTGGTGGCGTCGGTGGTGCCCCGCCCGGCTGGTCGCGGTGGTGTCGATCTCGTCGTCGACGGCACCGAGTGCGGTGTCACCGCCGACGGGGCCGACGAGGTCGAGCTGCAACTGTGCGCCCACCCCGGAGCCCCCGCGACGGCCTTGCAGAAGGGCGCCTCCGGAGGTGAACTGTCGCGGGTGATGTTGGCGATCGAGGCCGTGTTCGCCGGTGCCGGGGGGCCTCCCACTCTGGTGTTCGACGAGGTCGACGCCGGTGTCGGTGGTGAGGCGGCCGTCGAGATCGGTCGGCGACTGTCGCGGTTGGCCGCCAACCATCAGGTCCTGGTGGTCACCCACCTGCCGCAGGTGGCCGCGTTCGCCGACCTGCATCTGGTGGTGAGCAAGGACACCGGTGGCGCGGTCACCGTGTCGGGGGTGCATCGGGTCGAGGACGGTCAACGCGCCCGGGAGCTTGCCCGTATGCTGGCCGGAATGCCCGATAGTCATCTGGGCATCGCCCACGCGGAGGAGCTGTTGGCGGTGGCGGCGAAAGCCAAGGGGCACAAGACCACCGCCGGTAACACCTGA